The genomic interval GTGAAAGGTGCGGCGGTGCCCTGCGAGCCGAGCATGGCGGTGGGCGCGACGGGGAGGGGAGGATCGACCTGGGTCGGGAGGATCGGGACGCCCGAGGTCGTGGGTCCGCGCCCGCGGACGGTGATGCCAGCGGCGTACGAGAGCGCGTCGGTGGCCTCGCCGATGGTGGAGAACCGCCGCGAGGGCTCGCGCTCGAGGCACCTCGCGAACCACGCGTCGAACGCGGGGGGGAGGCCGGGGAGCGCGTGCGAGGGGACGGGCACCGGGGACGTGCAGATCTTGACGAGCAAGTCGCCGACCGACTCGCCCTCGAACGGGAGATGGCCCGTCACGGCGCGATAGGCGATGACCCCGACCGACCACACGTCCGTGCGGTGGTCGACGTTGCGGAGCCCGCGTGCCTGCTCCGGCGACATGTAGTACGGCGTGCCCAGCACGGCCCCCGTCTTGGTGCTCGACGTGAGGCCCGGCGAGCCGTCGGCGCCGCTCTGAATCTTCGCGATGCCGAAGTCGAGCACCTTGGCGAGCTCGTCGTCCTCGTCGTGGACGAGGAAGATGTTCTCGGGCTTGAGGTCTCGGTGGACGATGCCCTTCTCGTGCGCTTGGCCGAGGGCGCGGCCGACCTGCTGGAGGATGCGCGCCGTGTCTTGGAGGGGGAGCCGCCCGAGCCGTTGGATGCGCTTGTCGAGCGGTTCGCCCGAGAGCATCTCCATGACGATGTAGGGCTTGCCGTCGTCCGTGACGCCGTGGTCGAAGATCTGGATGGCGTGCTTCGACTGAATGCTCGCTGCGGCCTTCGCTTCACGATCGAACCGTGAACGCGCCTCCCCGTTGTCGGCGTAGTCGGCCTCGATGAACTTGATGGCGACACGCGTGCCGAGCGACGCGTGCCTCCCCTCCCAGACCGAGCCCATCCCTCCCTGCCCGATGCGGCGGACGAGCTGGTATTTGCCTGCGACGAGCGAGGAGGAGGTGGGGGGGAGCGTCTGGTTCATGGGGACGTAGGGTAAGGGTGACCCTGCGGATGCAAGGGGCGCGCCCGAAGCCCTCTCCCTGGAGGGTAGCCGGCGACATGGGCCGAGTAAAGGAACGCCACCCGAAGACGTGTGGGCGGGCGAGGGGATCTCCGCTATAGCGCCGTCCGTGAGCGCAGCCCTGCCGCCTCCGGGCGATCCCAAGACCCTCTACCTCGTGGACCTCTCGGGGTACGTCTTCCGGGCCTACCACGCGATCGCGCCGCTCTCGTCGTCCAAGGGCGAAGTGACCCACGCGGTCATGGGCACCGTCAACATGCTCCAGAAGGTCGTCAACGACCGCAAACCCGCGCTCTTCGCCGTGGCGATGGACTCGCGCACCCCGAGCTTCCGCAAGTCGCTCGATCCCCGGTACAAGGCGACGAGGCCGCCCCCGCCCCCCGACCTCGTGTCGCAGATGGTGCGATGTCGCGAAGTGGTCGACGCCTACGCGATCCCGGTCTTCCAGGAAGACGGGCTCGAGGCCGACGATCTCATCGCCGCGGTCACGAGCCGAGCCCTCGAGGACGGGCTCGTCGTCGTCGTCGTCAGCGCCGACAAGGACCTCATGCAGCTCGTACGGGACCATGACTCCCGTGTCGTGCTTTGGGACTCGATGCGCGATCGGGTCTACGGGCCTGCGGAGGTCGCGCAGAAGTTCGGGGTCCCGCCGAGCAAGCTCCGCGACCTCCTCGCTCTCACCGGGGACTCGAGCGACAACGTCCCGGGTGTTCCGAGCGTCGGGCCGAAGACCGCGGCCGATCTCTTGAACCAGTTCGGGACTCTCGATGCGATCTACACGCACCTCGCGGACGTGAAGCGCCCGAAGCTCCGCGAGGCGCTCGCGGCCAACGAGGCCGACGCGCGCCTCTCGCGGACGCTCGTGACGCTGAAGGCGGACGCCGAAATCTCCTGGGATCCCCAAGCTTTGGCCTATGGCGGGGCCGACGTCCCGCGGCTCCGTGCCCTCTTCGCCGAGCTCGAGTTCACGCGCCTCCGCGACATGCTCGACCAGGCGAACGGCGAGAGGCCCGCGCCCTCGCCCGCGCGACAGGGCCGCGACGGGGAGCCCAACGTCGCCGCCCCGAAGGCCCCGCCCCGCCCCGCCCCGTCGGCCCTCGTGCGCACGCAGGCGACCCTCCTCGAGGCTCGTGCGCTCTCGGCGCTGGTCGACCGAGCCCGCGCGAAGGGGCGCCTCGGCGTGGCGGTGCTCACGGCGGGGAGCGACGACCCGATGCGCGCGTCGCTCGTCGGCGTCTCGCTCGCCGTCGAAGAGGGCGAGGGGCACTACCTGCCGCTCGCGCACCGAACCCTGGGCGCCCCCGCGCAAATCGCGCTCGCGGACGTCGTGAAGATCCTCGGCCCCGTGCTCTCCGACCCGAACGTCGTCAAGGACGCGGCGAGCGGTCGGTTCGTGGAGCACGTGCTCGAGCGTCACGGCATGCCGCTCGGAGGTCGGGTGTTCGACCCGCTGCTCGCGAGCTACGTTCTCGATCCCGAGAGCCCGCACGCGCTCGTCGACCTCGCGACCCGCGAGCTCGGTGTGACCCTCGTGGCCCCGCAGACAGGCGCCAAAAAGAAGGAGCGCCGAGAGCTCGACGAGACCGACGTCGAGTCGGTGCTCGCGTACGGGGGCCTCCTCGGAGACGTCACCCTCTCGCTCGCGCGGCTGCTCGAGGTCCGGGTCGCGCAGGAGGGCCTCGCGAAGCTCCTCGACGACGTGGAGCTGCCGCTCGCGCGGGTCCTCGTGAAGCTTGAGCGCGAAGGCGTGCGGATCGACGTGGCGCGCCTCGAGGCCGTCGGCGAGCGCATGGTCCACGAGCTCGCCGCGCTCGAGATCAAGGCGAAGGAGCTCGTCGGGCACGACTTCTCGCTGAGGTCGCGCGATCAGCTCGAGGCCATCCTCTTCGACGAGCTCGGGCTGCCCGTCGTGAAGCGGACCCCGAAGGGCGGCAGGAGCACGGACGCGGCCGTCCTCGACGAGCTGTCCGACAAACACCCACTGCCCGCCGTGATCGTCGAGCACCGCGAGCTCGACAAGCTGAAGGGCACGTACGTCGAGGCGCTCCCGCGCGTCGTGAACCCGGAGACCGGGCGGATCCACACACGCTTCGAGCAGACCGTGGCGGCCACGGGGAGGCTCTCGTCCGTCGATCCGAACCTCCAGAACATCCCGATCCGGAGCGCCGTCGGGCGCGAGATCCGAGGGTGCTTCGTCGCGAAGGAGGGCCACGCGATCGTGTCGGCCGACTACTCGCAGATCGAGCTCCGCCTCCTCGCGCACCTCTCGGACGATCCCATGCTGGCGCGCGCCTTCGCGAGCGGCGAGGACGTGCACGCGTTCACGGCCTCGCAGGTGTTCGACGTGCCCCTCGCCGACGTCACGAAGGACATGCGCCGCAAGGCGAAGGCCATCAATTTCGGCGTGATCTACGGCATGGGCGAGTCCGCGCTCGGCAAGCAGCTCGGCATCCCTCGCGCCGAGGCCGCGCGCTTCATCGAGGCGTACTTCGCGAGGTACGTAGGTGTGCGTGTCTTCCTCGAGAAGACCGTCGCCGACGCGAAGCGGGGCGAGGCGGTCCACACCATCCTCGGCCGTCGGCGCTTCTTGCCGAACCTCCACTCGGCGAACCGTGGCCTTCGGTTCGAGGCCGAGCGCATCGCCAAAAATACGCCCATCCAGGGCTCCGCGGCCGACGTCATGAAGCTCGCGATGCTCGCCCTCGACCGCGAGCCCGTGTCCCCCGGGGCGCGCATGCTGCTCACCGTGCACGACGAGATCGTGTTCGAGGTCCCCCACGGCGAGGTCGACCTCGCGTGCCGTCGCGCGAAGGCCACCATGGAGGGCGTGATTTCGCTCCGCGTGCCGCTCGTCGTCGACGCGTCCTCGGGCCCCGATTGGGCGTCGGCGCACTGAGATGGGCGGCGTGAGCGCGTTCGTCGACAAGCTCGCCTCCGGGCCCCCTCGCGTCGTCGCCGCGCGGCTCGGGCTCGTGCTCTTCGTGCTCTCGGCGTTCCCGCTGCTGCTCGTCGAGGTCCCGCCGTACCAAGATCTCCCGAACCACCTCGCGTCCATCCACGTGGTCGAGCACGCCGACAAGTACCCCGAGTTCGTCTTCAACGGGCATTTCAAGACGAACGGCGCGCTCTTCGCGTGGCTCCACCTCGTGGGGAAGCTCACGGGGAGCTTCGTCGCGGCGAAGCTCTTCGCGGCCCTCACGCTCGCTACGGCCGCGTTCGTGCTCCCTTGGGCGGTGTGCGTGCTCACGGGCGACGCGCGACGCTCGGTGATGGCGTCCCTCTTCGCGTGGCCGCTCGTCCACAACTGGTTCGTGTCGATGGGCATGCTCGACTACGCCCTCGGCGTCCCGTTGTCGCTCGCGCTGCTCGCGCTCGCGAAGCGCCAGCTCGAAGGCCCTACCGTTCGGCGTGGCCTCGGGATGGCGGTGCTCGGCGCGGCGACCTGGTACGCGCACGGGTTCGCGCTCTTGATCGCGTACATGCTCGTGACGATCGAGCTCCTGCGCCACGGCAAGGCCGGCGTCGTGAGGGGCCTCCGCGCCCTCGTCTTGCCGTTGTCCCCCGCGGCGCTGCTCGTGGTCGCTTCGGTGCTGCTCCACCTCTTCGAGCCGAAGGGCACGATGAACGGCCACGTCGACATCTTCAAGGCGCTGCCGGTCTGGGAGCTCCTCTACAACGCGTGGGCCGAGTGGCTCTGGGCGTTCACGCGGCTCGAGTTCATGACGCTCGTGCCCACCGTGGTGCTCGCGATCTACGCCTTTCGCCACCGCGAGGACGACGTGCCGTTCTTCTCGAAGTGGGCGGGGCTCGTGCTCGTCGTCGTGTACCTGGTGACGCCCTACGCGGCGACCAACTGGTTTCATGTAAACTCGCGATTTTTGGCGTATTTTTGGTTCTTTGCCCTGCTGCGGGTCCCTCCGCGCTTGCCTCGCGGGCTCGTCGCGCTCGGGCTCGTCGGGGCGGTCGTGAACGCGGGCGCGATGGCCGTCGACTACGTGCGGCTCGAGCGGGATCGTCGCGACTTCATCGCCGGGATCTCGGCGGTGCCCGAGGGCGCTCGCCTCCTGCCGCTGCTCTTCCGGGCGAAGGGCGTGAGCGAGAACTCGCGGAGCCTCCTCCACGCGTGGGGCTTCTACGTCATCGCCAAGGACACGAGCGCCCCGCTCCTCTTCGCGCACTCGCGGAGCTTCCCGGTCATGTACAGGGAGCCTCCTCCGGACAGGTTCAATCACCTCGTGCTCGAGGGGTTCGCGCCGGGGATGAAGTCGGCCGCGCACATGTGCGCCTTCCTCCACGAGAACAACCTCGAGCCCGACGACTGCCGCCGGGAGTACCGCGAGCGCTGGGACGAGATGTGGCGCGAGGCGCTCCCTCGGTTCGATCACGTGCTGCTCTGGGAGGCCTCGGACGACGTGCGCGCCAGCGTCCCTGCGGAGTACCGTCCGGTGCTCGAGCGCGGCAAGCTCGTGGTGCTCGAGCGGCGGGCCCCGTAGTCGCGCCGGCTTCGTTCGTCCCTCGTCGCCTTCAGCGCGGGCGGACGCGAAGGTCGACGCGCCGACCGATCGCGAGGGCGAAGAAGGCCAGTCCCTCGCTCCCGGTGTAGCTCCCGCCGATCGCGAACACGTCCCCGTGCAGGCCGTCGTGGACCGTGTCGGGCGAGATCGTGGCCACGAGGTGGAGCTTGGTCACGCGCCCGCGCGCCGTGAAGGAGCGGCCCCGAACGAGGGCGAGCGTGCGCCGGATCCCTTCGGCGAGCGCCGGGCTGGGGGATCCCACGACCTCGCTCGACTGGAGCTTGCCGGTCTCGTCGAGGGTGAGCACCAGGGTGGCCTCTCCGCCGGGGCCGATGGGGACGGTGGCCCACTGCGGATCGGCGCTCGCCGCTTGGGGGAACCCTCGTGTGACCGCCGTGGCGAGGTCGACCGCCGAACGATCGCCCGCCGCGCCGTAGACCGCCGGGCCTTCTCCGCCTTCGCCCCCGTGGGCGCTCCCTTGGGGTGTGTCTCGCGCCCCGGCGTGCCCACCGGCCGTCTTCGGTGGCGCGTCTCCTTCGGTGCTCGGGGTGTGCGCCGCGCGGGCCGGCGGTCCATTCGGGCGCGGCGGCTCGGGCGCTCCGGGGCTCGGTCCGTTCGGCGCCGCGGGGAGGTCGTCGGACTCGGCGTTCGGCGCCGGAATCTCGAACGAGTCGCCCTCGAGGCCACGCGGCTCGGGGAGCGTGGATTCTTCGGTCGGGGCTTGCACGAGAGCCGC from Myxococcales bacterium carries:
- the polA gene encoding DNA polymerase I; translated protein: MSAALPPPGDPKTLYLVDLSGYVFRAYHAIAPLSSSKGEVTHAVMGTVNMLQKVVNDRKPALFAVAMDSRTPSFRKSLDPRYKATRPPPPPDLVSQMVRCREVVDAYAIPVFQEDGLEADDLIAAVTSRALEDGLVVVVVSADKDLMQLVRDHDSRVVLWDSMRDRVYGPAEVAQKFGVPPSKLRDLLALTGDSSDNVPGVPSVGPKTAADLLNQFGTLDAIYTHLADVKRPKLREALAANEADARLSRTLVTLKADAEISWDPQALAYGGADVPRLRALFAELEFTRLRDMLDQANGERPAPSPARQGRDGEPNVAAPKAPPRPAPSALVRTQATLLEARALSALVDRARAKGRLGVAVLTAGSDDPMRASLVGVSLAVEEGEGHYLPLAHRTLGAPAQIALADVVKILGPVLSDPNVVKDAASGRFVEHVLERHGMPLGGRVFDPLLASYVLDPESPHALVDLATRELGVTLVAPQTGAKKKERRELDETDVESVLAYGGLLGDVTLSLARLLEVRVAQEGLAKLLDDVELPLARVLVKLEREGVRIDVARLEAVGERMVHELAALEIKAKELVGHDFSLRSRDQLEAILFDELGLPVVKRTPKGGRSTDAAVLDELSDKHPLPAVIVEHRELDKLKGTYVEALPRVVNPETGRIHTRFEQTVAATGRLSSVDPNLQNIPIRSAVGREIRGCFVAKEGHAIVSADYSQIELRLLAHLSDDPMLARAFASGEDVHAFTASQVFDVPLADVTKDMRRKAKAINFGVIYGMGESALGKQLGIPRAEAARFIEAYFARYVGVRVFLEKTVADAKRGEAVHTILGRRRFLPNLHSANRGLRFEAERIAKNTPIQGSAADVMKLAMLALDREPVSPGARMLLTVHDEIVFEVPHGEVDLACRRAKATMEGVISLRVPLVVDASSGPDWASAH
- a CDS encoding serine/threonine protein kinase; its protein translation is MNQTLPPTSSSLVAGKYQLVRRIGQGGMGSVWEGRHASLGTRVAIKFIEADYADNGEARSRFDREAKAAASIQSKHAIQIFDHGVTDDGKPYIVMEMLSGEPLDKRIQRLGRLPLQDTARILQQVGRALGQAHEKGIVHRDLKPENIFLVHDEDDELAKVLDFGIAKIQSGADGSPGLTSSTKTGAVLGTPYYMSPEQARGLRNVDHRTDVWSVGVIAYRAVTGHLPFEGESVGDLLVKICTSPVPVPSHALPGLPPAFDAWFARCLEREPSRRFSTIGEATDALSYAAGITVRGRGPTTSGVPILPTQVDPPLPVAPTAMLGSQGTAAPFTANAVDEGTRRSGGSRGLIVGALVGVVVLAGVVGGALALKGGSKGTTAAAISASPPPPESHTTQAPTAPLPSIEQLPTASAPAVAAVVPEKGGKAVTKPVVTPGKPGKPEPATKPSGAAPPPPQPTTPPPPPPPPAKPPSDHHNAGY